From the Saccharomycodes ludwigii strain NBRC 1722 chromosome I, whole genome shotgun sequence genome, one window contains:
- the OPY2 gene encoding Opy2p (similar to Saccharomyces cerevisiae YPR075C | OPY2 | Overproduction-induced Pheromone-resistant Yeast), giving the protein MPSMLSPTKVYYKRDTIVSSVIPTGTSSNGCVECPSTLECPICSSDEYCVMSALTCEECPTVYCAKKDGSDNDYYSSSADATASTSDATAASSTSAISGTSTSGSSSHSKNGNDGAKIGGIVGGVVGGVSFIVLLTLLYLYYKYYTKMKYKKQCLLLEEEKFNQQHQHPDNTSNESENKDNYTDHGYDAVVGGDNVSGEKFMMNDLNTNDTNDNNLNADVTYMDTEIVNNNNTNIKGRIHNKNSNMSMSDHNNNNGANINIYMHSDINNNDKNEHGHTIINKKSLATLNKSLKDTHDNSRSVVINDETSSVAASNILPVTYIPGVRAGAPQPPTPALTKYTANQLRGRNHTQNNRFNDVKSHITLGSSILDDLDYQEDLVSNDTKKTNKNTNDGISEKYNKNNGTRGGNTVLSSKSNQKGSVSSYDKGNTILDVNLPVDNNKNRLAYEDQPTIAILRGRPKLVQINEEEENDFEDEENNANENDNARSQHSSEGSFIIELSVPDGIREQQQKQEPSEGDKQTEQDNNHGSSTINVIIPNDTIQDSINIEESSSPFRDHFEIKQ; this is encoded by the coding sequence ATGCCATCCATGTTATCACCAACAAAGGTCTATTATAAGAGAGATACTATTGTTTCATCTGTAATTCCGACAGGTACATCATCTAATGGATGCGTAGAGTGTCCAAGTACATTAGAATGTCCAATCTGCTCCAGTGATGAATATTGTGTGATGAGTGCCCTAACTTGTGAAGAATGCCCAACAGTTTATTGTGCAAAGAAAGATGGAAGTGataatgattattatagtAGTAGCGCCGATGCTACGGCATCGACCAGTGATGCGACTGCTGCCAGTAGCACGTCTGCTATTAGTGGAACATCCACTTCAGGTTCGTCATCACATTCtaaaaatggtaatgaTGGGGCAAAAATAGGCGGCATTGTTGGTGGTGTTGTTGGCGGCGTATCTTTTATTGTACTATTAACACTATTGTACttgtattataaatattacactaaaatgaaatataaaaagcaatgtcttttattagaagaagaaaaatttaaccAACAACATCAGCATCCTGATAATACCTCAAATgaaagtgaaaataaagacaaTTACACGGATCATGGTTATGATGCTGTCGTTGGTGGGGATAATGTTAGTGGAGAAAAATTCATGATGAATGATTTAAATACTAATGATACAAACGACAATAATCTAAATGCAGATGTTACATACATGGATACTGAGattgtaaataataataacactaatATTAAAGGGAgaatacataataaaaatagcaatatGAGCATGAGTGAccataacaacaataatggcGCAAATATTAACATTTATATGCACagtgatattaataataacgacaAAAACGAACATGGTCacacaataataaataaaaaatcctTGGCTACATTAaacaaaagtttaaaaGATACACACGATAACAGCAGAtctgttgttattaatgatGAGACCAGTAGTGTGGCTGCATCTAATATTTTACCAGTTACTTATATTCCTGGGGTACGTGCAGGCGCACCACAACCACCAACACCAGCTCTAACAAAATACACCGCCAACCAACTAAGGGGTAGAAATCATACACAAAATAACAGGTTTAATGACGTCAAAAGTCATATTACCTTAGGTAGTTCTATATTAGATGATTTAGACTATCAAGAAGACTTAGTATCAAATGatactaaaaaaacaaataaaaatacaaacgATGGTATTtcagaaaaatataacaaaaataatggtaCTAGGGGTGGAAATACTGTGCTAAGCAGTAAGAGCAATCAAAAGGGTAGTGTATCAAGTTATGATAAAGGAAATACCATTCTTGATGTTAATCTTCCCgttgacaataataaaaacaggCTTGCTTATGAGGATCAACCGACAATTGCTATTCTTAGAGGTAGACCTAAACTAGTACAAATAAAcgaagaagaggaaaatgattttgaagacgaagaaaataatgcgaatgaaaatgataatgcAAGATCACAGCATAGTAGTGAGGGgagttttattattgaattatCTGTTCCAGATGGAATACGTGAGCAGCAACAGAAGCAAGAGCCAAGCGAGGGTGACAAACAGACGGAACAAGACAATAACCATGGAAGCAGTACtattaatgttattattccGAATGATACGATACAAGATTCTATTAACATTGAAGAATCATCCAGTCCCTTTAGAGATCATTTTGAGATAAAACAgtaa
- the SNF8 gene encoding ESCRT-II subunit protein SNF8 (similar to Saccharomyces cerevisiae YPL002C | SNF8 | Sucrose NonFermenting), with amino-acid sequence MNSNNKFGIASLNNNIKNNYRDDITITATTGTFYDPSIFDKQKSQLSQQLSVFKDQIINFAKTHNKQLQDDPQLRRKFVTLCNNIGIDFLQLVDKDQKQYIFDPNDFYYELCVKIIEIARDMGSINGGLISFQELLIHLNNIQSSSNNSVNVNELDLEKSFQMLTVLKGGFEIITVGKRGKKFLQSVPIELTSDQAQVLDICSIMGYTSKSILRDNYGWKATRCATVLNAMVTTGLLWIDNGDISKNGNDNETLYWDPAWIINC; translated from the coding sequence atgaacagtaataataaatttggaATAGCATCATTGAATAACAAcatcaaaaataactaCCGTGATGATATCACTATTACAGCTACAACAGGAACCTTTTATGATCCTTCGATATTTGATAAACAGAAATCACAATTATCACAACAGTTATCTGTCTTCAAagatcaaataataaactttGCTAAAACACACAATAAACAACTTCAAGATGATCCTCAATTGAGAAGAAAGTTTGTCACATtatgtaataatattggaaTAGATTTTTTACAATTGGTAGATAAAGaccaaaaacaatatatatttgatcccaatgatttttattatgagTTATGtgttaaaattatagaaaTAGCAAGAGACATGGGGAGCATAAATGGCGGCCTAATATCATTCCAAGAATTACTAAtacatttaaataatatccaAAGTAGCAGTAATAACTCAGTCAATGTGAATGAATTGGATCTTGAGAAATCTTTTCAAATGTTAACCGTTCTAAAGGGCGGATTTGAGATAATTACTGTTGGTAAAAGGggtaaaaagtttttacaGAGTGTTCCCATTGAGTTAACTTCAGATCAAGCACAAGTGTTAGATATATGTTCTATAATGGGTTATACTTCCAAATCAATATTGAGGGATAATTATGGCTGGAAAGCAACACGATGTGCAACTGTACTAAATGCAATGGTAACCACTGGTTTGTTGTGGATCGATAATGGTGATATCTCGAAAAATGGCAACGATAACGAAACATTATATTGGGATCCTGCATGGATTATAAATTGTTAG
- the DEG1 gene encoding pseudouridine synthase DEG1 (similar to Saccharomyces cerevisiae YFL001W | DEG1 | DEpressed Growth rate): protein MSRNSSGILSKMWSRLWPKGGNEINAASGSASEIYSTWTKEQLINKIQELESTQCSSEKQKIKPLLKRKDVDDTNNNDTNTLQKKKKIKTFNFYKYNTRFIALRFAYLGWNYNGLAVQKDPTPLPTVEGVILESLFKCKLVPSLDIQEYSFSRCGRTDKGVSAMNQVISLKIRSNLTPEQQLDPNYDDKEIDYVLVLNQNLPPDIRVSAVCLRPPNGFNARHSCIHRHYKYLFKQGDGDIDSYLDLERMEKACKYLEGEHDFRNFCKIDGSKQITNFKRYIRQCKIIKVGDSSDDMYCLDLIGSAFLWHQVRCMMGTLFLIGQRLEEPELILDMFDINKTPQKPLYDMASDLPLILYDCKFPEMEWIVKNFKPYKRVNNVRATVLNYELKSTITKLFQQVLPSTDAFNRKERVCINLGDGVGKVVRKYEKVKDRKVMQSVEAINAKYRANRRMK, encoded by the coding sequence ATGAGTAGAAATTCAAGCGGAATATTAAGTAAAATGTGGTCCAGACTTTGGCCTAAAGGAGGAAACGAAATAAATGCCGCTAGCGGCTCAGCCTCAGAAATATATTCTACTTGGACCAAAGAACAgctaataaacaaaatacagGAATTAGAATCCACTCAATGTTCCtctgaaaaacaaaaaattaagccTTTGCTTAAACGTAAAGATGTAGATGAcacaaataacaatgatacTAACactttacaaaaaaaaaaaaaaattaaaacgtTCAACTTTTATAAGTATAATACCAGATTTATCGCCCTCAGATTCGCATATCTAGGTTGGAATTATAATGGATTAGCAGTCCAGAAAGATCCAACACCACTTCCGACCGTAGAAGGTGTTATCTTGGAATCATTGTTCAAATGCAAATTAGTTCCTAGTTTAGATATTCAGGAATATAGTTTTAGTCGATGTGGCAGAACAGATAAAGGTGTTAGCGCAATGAACCAGGTTATTTCCTTGAAAATTAGATCCAATTTGACTCCAGAGCAACAATTAGATCCCAATTATGATGATAAAGAAATTGATTATGTTCTTGTTTTAAACCAGAATTTACCACCTGATATTAGAGTCAGTGCAGTTTGTCTAAGGCCACCGAACGGATTCAATGCTAGACACAGTTGTATACATCGCCactataaatatttatttaaacagGGAGATGGCGACATTGATAGTTATTTGGATTTAGAGCGAATGGAAAAAGCTTGTAAGTACTTGGAGGGTGAACATGATTTTAGAAACTTTTGCAAAATTGACGGTTCTAAACAAATTAcaaatttcaaaagatATATCAGACAGTGCAAGATTATCAAAGTTGGCGATAGTAGTGACGATATGTACTGTTTAGATCTCATTGGAAGCGCGTTTTTATGGCATCAAGTTCGTTGCATGATGGGGACCCTATTTTTGATAGGCCAGCGTTTGGAAGAACCGGAATTAATTTTGGATATGTTTGATATCAATAAGACCCCGCAAAAGCCATTATACGATATGGCAAGCGATCTGCCATTGATTTTATATGATTGTAAATTCCCTGAGATGGAGTGGATCGTTAAAAATTTCAAGCCTTACAAAAGAGTTAATAATGTTAGGGCTACTGTTTTAAATTATGAATTGAAAAGTACTATTACTAAGCTATTTCAACAAGTTTTACCATCAACTGACGCCTTTAATAGAAAGGAGCGTGTTTGTATAAATCTTGGGGATGGTGTAGGCAAAGTTGTCAGAAAGTATGAAAAGGTGAAAGATAGAAAAGTAATGCAAAGCGTCGAAGCTATTAACGCTAAATATAGAGCAAACAGGAGAATGAAGTAG
- the SPB4 gene encoding ATP-dependent RNA helicase SPB4 (similar to Saccharomyces cerevisiae YFL002C | SPB4 | Suppressor of PAB1): MSSLSWDNLKYSLQPWIRTAVEAMGFETMTPVQASTIPHFCANKDVVVNSYTGSGKTISFVIPVLERLIKECGYKGNENSGDDIDKKMKPLPRGQFHTLIVAPTRELSNQISKVFEKFIEFYPYNNDIKTLLLVGGDSKQSVQEDVQLFLDTNASILIGTPGRVLDFLSSSKVSCKACGCVVLDEADRLLDVSFIKDVESILSFLPKQRRTGLFSATIDSAGMNIFKTGMRNPIKINVKPSVNNNGSKTSKPSSLAISYIVLKPELKLKALLTLLFKYKYKKVIVYFPTCQAVTYFYSMIQHILQILRENGGDDSVQPPDDLKFFSLHGKLSTNSRVKTLRQFEETLLKCCLLTTDVAARGIDIPDVDLVVQMDPPTDTDIFLHRCGRTGRANNSGRAIFMLNEGREEDYIPFLAVKNIEVEELENFTIDENLYDLESIHSWILQDRSRFDESVKTYVGFIKYYSRHSASSIFRLQSMDYINLAKLHGLIRLPKMPEITKYLDITMNVSNRQLMENGGWLIANPVNMNKYAYSDRQREKKRLKELQELSAVRDKNKLKRELKKKNLAWSNKTETKEKKLERKQKLSIKRKAIEERIKLEETKVQEYNDDDEVDWKDLIQAKKRQKNSNNNSEVQGTFDDL; encoded by the coding sequence ATGTCTTCTTTGTCATGGGATAACTTAAAATATAGCTTACAGCCATGGATTAGGACAGCAGTAGAAGCAATGGGGTTTGAAACGATGACTCCCGTACAGGCATCTACTATACCTCATTTCTGCGCCAACAAGGATGTTGTAGTTAACAGTTATACAGGTTCAGGAAAAACCATATCTTTTGTCATCCCAGTATTGGAAAGATTGATAAAAGAGTGTGGCTACAAAGGAAATGAAAATAGCGGCGatgatattgataaaaaaatgaaaccTTTGCCAAGAGGACAATTTCACACGCTAATTGTAGCACCTACCAGAGAATTATCTAATCaaatttcaaaagtttttgaaaagtttattgaattttatccatataacaatgatattaaaacattattattagttggAGGTGATAGTAAACAATCAGTTCAAGAAGATGTTCAACTTTTTCTCGATACAAATGCCTCCATTTTAATTGGTACGCCAGGTAGAGTTTTGGATTTTTTAAGTAGTAGCAAAGTATCTTGTAAAGCATGTGGATGTGTCGTTTTAGACGAAGCTGATAGATTGCTAGATgtttcatttattaaagatgTCGAGtcaattttatcatttttaccAAAACAAAGACGGACGGGTTTGTTTTCTGCCACTATTGATAGCGCTGGTATGAATATATTCAAAACAGGGATGCGAAATccaattaaaattaacgTAAAGCCAAGTGtaaataacaatggtaGTAAAACATCTAAGCCTTCCAGCTTGGCTATTAGTTATATTGTTTTGAAACCAGAATTAAAGCTAAAGGCATTGCTAACAttactttttaaatacaaatataaaaaggtGATTGTATATTTTCCCACATGCCAAGCAGTGACTTATTTCTATTCAATGATTCAACATATTCTTCAAATTTTAAGAGAAAATGGTGGTGATGATAGCGTGCAACCGCCAgatgatttaaaatttttttctttgcaTGGTAAATTATCTACCAACTCTAGAGTAAAAACATTACGCCAATTTGAGGAGACGTTGCTAAAGTGTTGTTTATTAACTACAGATGTCGCAGCCAGAGGTATTGACATACCTGATGTTGATTTAGTCGTCCAAATGGATCCACCAACAGATactgatatttttttacatagATGTGGTAGAACTGGTAGAGCCAATAATTCAGGCAGGGCTATATTTATGTTGAATGAGGGAAGAGAAGAAGATTATATTCCATTTTTAGcagttaaaaatatcgaAGTGGAAGAATTGGAAAACTTTACCATTGACGAAAACCTTTATGACTTAGAAAGTATACATTCTTGGATATTGCAGGATAGAAGTAGATTTGACGAGAGTGTTAAGACTTATGTTGggtttataaaatattattctaGGCATAGTGCTTCCTCAATTTTCAGATTGCAAAGTATGGATTACATAAATTTGGCTAAACTGCATGGATTAATCAGATTGCCAAAAATGCCAGAAATCACCAAATATTTAGACATTACTATGAATGTTAGTAACAGACAACTTATGGAAAATGGTGGTTGGCTAATTGCTAATCCGGTtaatatgaataaatatGCTTATTCTGACAGGCAAAGAGAGAAGAAGAGGTTAAAAGAGCTGCAGGAATTATCTGCAGTACGTGATAAGAACAAATTGAAACGtgagttgaaaaaaaaaaatcttgcTTGGTCTAATAAGACTGAaacaaaggaaaaaaagttggaaagaaaacaaaaactaagcataaaaaggaaagccATTGAAGAACGAATAAAATTGGAAGAAACAAAAGTGCAAGAATATAACGACGATGATGAGGTTGATTGGAAAGATTTAATTCAAgctaaaaaaagacaaaaaaatagcaataacaatagcGAAGTTCAAGGTACATTTGATGATTTGTGA
- the LSP1 gene encoding lipid-binding protein LSP1 (similar to Saccharomyces cerevisiae YPL004C | LSP1 | Long chain bases Stimulate Phosphorylation) produces MNKTYSLRNQRTPTQAQLQNPPPPPSSTRSQFFGKASIGSSFRKNAAANVGPMLSRRLNALVKTEKSILQSWELVAVEKRDAAKQLSLWGMDNDDDVSDVTDKLGVLLYELGDLEDQFIDKYDQYRLTLKSIRNIEASVQPSRDRKQKITDVIAGLKYKDPNSPKLAVLEQELVRAEAESLVAEAQLSNITREKLKASFAYLFDSYKELAEKNALIAGYGKALLELLDDSPVTPGEGRPIYDGYEASKQIIVDAEAALDNWTLDTAQVKPTLSFHQTVDDVYEPQEGEEYYEDEEQEPVEEEPIEEEIIEQEVIQEPVEEEPVEEGQSGVISH; encoded by the coding sequence ATGAATAAGACTTACTCTTTAAGAAACCAAAGAACACCTACCCAAGCCCAACTACAAAAccctcctcctcctccaaGTTCAACAAGGTCACAATTTTTTGGTAAAGCTTCTATTGGCTCTTCTTTTCGTAAGAACGCTGCCGCCAATGTTGGTCCAATGTTATCTAGAAGATTGAATGCCTTGGTTAAAACCGAAAAGTCCATTTTACAAAGCTGGGAATTAGTTGCGGTTGAAAAGAGAGATGCTGCCAAACAATTATCCCTGTGGGGTATGGATAACGATGATGATGTTAGTGATGTTACTGACAAACTAGGGGTGTTGTTGTATGAATTGGGTGATTTAGAAGACCAGTTTATTGATAAATACGATCAATATAGGTTGACTTTGAAAAGTATTAGAAACATTGAAGCTTCTGTTCAACCATCTAGAGACCGTAAGCAAAAGATTACAGACGTAATTGCTGGTTTAAAGTACAAAGACCCAAATTCGCCTAAATTAGCTGTTTTGGAACAAGAATTAGTCAGAGCTGAAGCTGAAAGTTTAGTCGCCGAAGCTCAATTATCTAATATCACAAGAGAAAAGTTGAAGGCTTCCTTTGCCTATCTATTTGATTCTTATAAGGAATTGGCTGAAAAAAATGCTTTGATTGCTGGTTATGGTAAGGCCTTGTTGGAATTATTAGACGATTCACCCGTTACTCCTGGTGAAGGTAGACCTATTTATGATGGTTATGAAGCTTCTAAGCaaattattgttgatgCTGAGGCTGCATTGGATAACTGGACTTTAGACACTGCACAAGTTAAGCCAACATTGTCTTTCCATCAAACCGTCGATGATGTTTATGAACCACAAGAAGGTGAAGAATATTATGAGGATGAGGAACAAGAACCAGTCGAAGAAGAGCCGATTGAAGAGGAAATAATTGAACAGGAAGTGATCCAAGAGCCAGTTGAAGAAGAGCCGGTCGAGGAGGGACAGTCAGGTGTTATATCACATTAA
- the LOC1 gene encoding Loc1p (similar to Saccharomyces cerevisiae YFR001W | LOC1 | LOCalization of mRNA), with amino-acid sequence MGTAKRTKRQSLMREVRPEMFQDNEASNQLSFKVNKQQKKGTTNAAPNKKEQRKALLYGSQRKEKQKQKQLEKNLNIPELNKSIIPGLRLKSGKKGKKLLKDHDSLILQRLVKSVGDKQDEVDESKLEKARRLEEIRELKRKEIERREMEKQTKLEEKKDEIKNKSSVARTLRRKNKRELIKKQHATTGYEDNKDKPVSKEKKSVKFA; translated from the coding sequence atgggTACAGCTAAAAGAACTAAGAGACAGAGTTTAATGCGTGAGGTGCGTCCTGAAATGTTTCAAGATAATGAAGCATCTAATCaattatcatttaaagtaaataaacaacaaaagaaaggaaCCACAAATGCTGcaccaaataaaaaggaacaaAGAAAAGCCTTATTATATGGATCacaaagaaaggaaaagcAGAAGCAAAAgcaattagaaaaaaatttaaatataccTGAATTGAATAAGAGTATTATTCCTGGTTTGAGATTAAAAAGTGGTAAAAAGggtaaaaaattattgaaagaTCATGATAGCTTAATTTTACAAAGATTAGTGAAAAGTGTTGGTGATAAACAAGATGAAGTTGACGAAAGTAAATTAGAAAAGGCTAGAAGATTAGAGGAAATTAGAGAattgaaaaggaaagaaatagaaagaagagaaatggagaaacaaacaaaattagaagaaaaaaaggatgaaattaaaaataagtcTAGTGTTGCAAGAACATTGcgtagaaaaaataaaagggaACTAATTAAAAAGCAGCATGCAACTACTGGTTATgaagataataaagataagcCTGTTAgtaaagagaaaaaaagcgTTAAATTTGCTTAG
- the NIC96 gene encoding linker nucleoporin NIC96 (similar to Saccharomyces cerevisiae YFR002W | NIC96 | Nucleoporin-Interacting Component of 96 kDa), translating into MASTFRLPLFNNTIANNNNVGNVNGKLNNTNNNTKLNFNSSSKPTSSSVAAVNTNSNATTNLTTSGSFGNQGAAPIIATNGADKNNKIKNKKTRLTELVESSRNLPSLIGGESARNLSNTDSDLSLLGDSVQLSLSEIAKRSLQLGSSIDIKDYTRAHYLLAGSGLPIQDVEQYLKNLPNKNLQQSTLSATASTSTCPPSSNEKRVDLPYSDATQVNTINNGMKTSTDLDSYLRNKKDESILSSIENSLVVAAKDFDSFVNKNFNLDSWEKRKQEVRECFGILVKKRKVTSTFSNAPNASDYPLERVSWGNKSRELLTQVLENSRLNVNENILLRERFRKYASIIHELNNQRQNNVLGQLNFPLTETVLNDIFFSDSSNNSNSNNNNNNISSLAQYRQIIECWKILENCGSSKDVIQDSKKYLERQFLQYVDNLYKKNFNNEGLPTVVNKIRSFVEYKLKSSTTNQWKMKDLTIINDIPVWALIYYLLRAGCSSEALQVAIENKTSFRKIESSFLTYLKHYATSPNRELPVEFQTKLHTEYNQHIKNSLNGDPYRLAVYKIIGKCDLTRKTVTGVIFSVEDWLWFHLVLITDESSIGSALGDSLEKYSLEDFQNIVLSYGVAHFSANNYMQVLLLSGLYHEFVGYVLGDTKIIHEMDTMHLIFGLYYYGKLDNSKKSLVVTLDKILATYISSFIKSDPKVAVEYILLLTLDDTNENYIRTCHEMLRELVLSTKEFSILLGRVNNKDGTRVPGILELRYPLMKLKDKDEFLHTITERAARKADESGRVEDSLLLYQLSEEYDIVISIVNKNLSDLLSGFDYLQKHQQKELLWEETDDTNMITIASQLSEIYLNNSNLQITSKISSKNKETLLTLLKLVDIWRLFCNDEWQICLDLLNQVDLIPVFADEVTARRGATSLMINNEYIMKNIPNLLILTMSCVSHLVKILTGGNKPQNDESKGQQLKALKRIAKNCMTYSGITQYKMSKETYNILLNLEADL; encoded by the coding sequence ATGGCAAGCACATTTCGATTGCCTTTATTTAACAACACTATTgcaaacaataacaatgttGGCAATGTTAATGGTAAActtaataataccaacaacaataccaaATTAAACTTTAATTCAAGTTCTAAACCTACTTCTTCTTCCGTCGCTGCTGTTAATACTAACAGTAATGCTACTACCAATTTGACAACTTCTGGTTCATTTGGAAACCAAGGTGCTGCACCAATAATTGCTACTAATGGCGCcgataaaaacaataaaatcaaaaataagaaaacaCGTTTGACTGAGCTGGTTGAATCTTCCAGGAACTTACCCTCCTTAATCGGTGGTGAATCTGCTAGGAATTTGTCTAACACTGATTCCGATTTATCATTACTAGGAGATTCTGTTCAATTAAGTTTAAGTGAAATTGCTAAACGCTCTTTACAATTAGGCTCCAGCATAGACATTAAAGATTATACCAGAGCCCATTATTTATTAGCTGGTAGTGGGTTACCGATTCAGGATGTTGAGCAATACTTGAAAAATTtgccaaataaaaatcttcAGCAATCCACTCTTTCTGCAACTGCATCTACCTCTACCTGTCCACCTTCAagtaatgaaaaaagagtTGATTTGCCCTATTCTGATGCCACCCAAgttaatactattaataaCGGTATGAAAACTTCAACTGATTTAGATAGTTACTTGAGGAATAAAAAGGATGAAAGTATTTTATCTTCAATTGAAAACTCTTTAGTTGTAGCTGCTAAAGATTTTGACTcttttgttaataaaaacttcAATTTGGATTCATGGgagaaaagaaagcaaGAGGTTAGGGAATGTTTTGGAATATTAGTAAAAAAGCGTAAAGTTACTAGTACTTTTTCCAACGCTCCTAATGCTTCTGATTACCCATTGGAAAGGGTTTCTTGGGGTAATAAATCGCGAGAGTTATTAACACAAGTTTTAGAGAATAGTAGATTGAatgttaatgaaaatattttattaagaGAAAGATTCAGGAAATATGCTTCTATTATCCATGAACTAAATAATCAAAGACAAAACAATGTCTTGGGTCAGTTGAACTTCCCATTAACTGAAACAGTCTTAAAcgacatatttttttcagatagtagtaataatagtaatagtaataataataataataatatctctAGTTTAGCCCAATATAGACAAATTATAGAATGTTGGAAGATTTTAGAGAATTGTGGTAGTTCCAAAGACGTCATTCAAGatagtaaaaaatatttggaaagGCAATTTTTACAATATGTAGATAATttgtacaaaaaaaattttaataatgaagGATTGCCAACCGTGGTGAATAAAATTAGATCCTTTGTTGaatataaattgaaatCATCTACTACAAATCAATGGAAGATGAAGGACTTAACTATTATTAACGATATTCCAGTCTGGGCTTTAATTTACTATTTATTACGCGCGGGCTGTTCGAGTGAAGCTTTACAGGTTgctattgaaaataaaacaagttTTAGAAAGATTGAATCTTCATTTCTAACATATCTAAAACACTATGCAACTTCCCCTAATCGTGAATTGCCTGTAGAATTTCAAACAAAATTGCATACAGAATATAACCAACAcataaaaaattcattaaatGGTGATCCATACAGGTTGGctgtttataaaataattggaAAATGCGACTTAACTCGCAAGACTGTTACCGGAGTCATATTTAGTGTAGAAGACTGGTTATGGTTTCatttagttttaataaCTGACGAGTCTAGTATTGGTAGTGCTTTAGGTGACTCTTTGGAGAAATATAGTTTAGAGGATTTCCAAAACATTGTGTTATCCTATGGTGTTGCTCACTTTAGCGCTAATAATTACATGCAAGTTTTGTTGTTAAGTGGATTGTATCATGAATTTGTTGGGTACGTTTTGGGAGATACTAAGATAATTCATGAGATGGATACGATGCATTTGATTTTTggtttgtattattatggaAAATTGGacaattccaaaaaaagcTTAGTTGTGACCTTGGATAAAATATTGGCGACTTATATTTCTAGTTTTATCAAATCCGATCCCAAAGTTGCTGtggaatatattttattgttaacTTTGGATGATACTAACGAAAACTATATTAGAACCTGTCATGAAATGTTGAGAGAGTTGGTTTTAAGCACAAAAGAGTTTAGCATTTTATTGGGCAgagttaataataaagatggtACAAGAGTACCCGGTATATTAGAATTGAGATATCCCTTGATGAAATTGAAGGATAAGGATGAATTTTTGCATACTATTACAGAAAGGGCTGCTAGAAAGGCGGATGAAAGTGGGAGAGTGGAagattctttattattgtatcaATTAAGCGAAGAGTATGACATTGTTATTTCTATAgtcaataaaaatttgagTGATTTATTAAGTGGATTTGACTATTTGCAAAAACATCAACAAAAAGAGTTATTATGGGAAGAAACTGATGATACCAATATGATCACAATTGCATCACAACTTTctgaaatttatttaaataatagtaatttaCAAATCACTTCCAAGATAAgctctaaaaataaagaaactTTACTAactttattgaaattagtTGATATTTGGAGGTTGTTTTGTAATGACGAATGGCAGATTTGCCTAGATTTACTGAACCAAGTGGATTTAATACCAGTTTTCGCCGATGAAGTGACAGCAAGGAGAGGTGCCACGTCATTGATGATTAATAATGAATatattatgaaaaatatcCCTAATTTGTTGATATTGACTATGTCATGTGTCTCTCATTTGGTTAAAATCTTAACTGGTGGCAATAAACCACAGAATGATGAAAGTAAGGGACAACAACTTAAAGcattaaaaagaattgcCAAGAACTGCATGACCTATTCTGGTATAACTCAATACAAAATGTCAAAGGAAACCTATAAcattttgttaaatttgGAAGCAGACTTGtaa